GATTGATCGTGCCACTGTCGTACTTCATCGAGAAACCCTTCGAGAACTGGACCCGCGTCACGGCCGATCTGCTCGGCACGGTTGTCGTCTATGCGGACTACTCGATCCCGGTCCAGGCCGTCCGCGAAGAGCTGCACCGCATCCTCCAGGGCACGAAGCTGTGGGACGGCAAGGCCTGGGGCCTGCAGGTGACGAATGCCGACCAGCGCACGCTCGAGCTGCGGGGTCTCATGAGTGCTCCCGATTCGTCGACCGCCTGGGACCTTCGTTGCCTGGTGCGCGAGAAGCTGGTCGCGTTCATGCAGGAGCGGTATCCGGAAGCGTTGCCGCGCGCCCGTGTAGAGCTGAAGCGTAACCAAGGCTAGCGGGATGCGGCGCGAGGCCCGGCAGCGATGCTGACGACTCACGATGCCGAGACCACCCAAATCCCCCGGGTGGTGATCGCGAGCGACTGCATTCGGACGTGGATGCGCGCCTTGTACGAGTGGAGGAAGGCGACGGGCTGCCTCAGGTCGGCTGGTACTCGCGCAGGGCATGGAGCACCCCCGTACCCACCGCGAGCCGCACCTCGTCTTCGGTGATCTCCTTGATCCAGGAGGTGGGAACCAGCTTGTGCTCCTTCAGGACTAAGCCCTTGGTGATCACGAAGTGAGTGATGCGCTTGCTTGCCCGGTCGACGATCACCTCGTGGACGTGGCCGACGTGTCGGCCGTCGGAGGCGATCACCCGTGCCCCTTCGCGCATCGGCACCGTGTGCTTGGGGATGTTGCGTTCGACGACCGGAAACTCGTGGGGTGGCACGAGCGCGGCCCCGAAACCGTCGGTCAGCGGGGTGACGGGATACCAGTACATCGCGGGCAACGTGCCGCTCACGTTCGGGCCTTCGGTGTCCGCGGGCACGTACCGCTCGACCTCGAACGCTGGAAGCGCTTTCAACTCGTCCGCCGTCCGCCGCAGGCGCACGAGCTCCCGGGACGATTCGGCCACGAGGTCGGTATCGAACACCAGCTCGGCGCCGAGGAGTCCGGAGCGCATCACCACGTGAGTGACTCTCTTCGTCGCCGGATCGACCACCACCCGGGAGATGGTTCCCAGCTCCCTACCGTCCGATGAATGCACCTTGGCGTCCTGTTGGAATTCCATGACGAAATCCTTTCGAGCCTGGAGCCGCGAATCGCGGCGTTCGGCTCGGCGAGAGATGAGCGCGGGGATCCACCGGCGCCCTCTGTTCGATCAGTATTCCCGGATCAGTTTTTGACTTCGGACGGTCCCGCGATGCTCGGCGCGCACGAAGTATACGCCCGGGCCCACGCGCCGGCCGTCCGAGGCCAAACCGTTCCAGGTGACGGTGTGAAGACCCGGCCCAAGATTCGCGTCGAGCATCGTGGCGACGGCCCGCCCGGCGAGGTCCACGACGCGGATGCGCACCCAACCACCTTCGCGCATCGAGAAGACCACGCCGGTTCTGTCGCTCGAGGGGTTCGGCTCGACGTGCTCGAGTTCGAACGCGGATCCGATCGCGGCCGACCCGACGTCCGTCGAGGCCGGATCGACGCGGAGGAGATAGTCTTCGGTCTCGCCGTCCACGAACTGGCCGCCCCCGCTCCATTGCGCCGGCACCGTTTGCGACGAAATCGTGACCCGGATCCATACGTAGCCGCTCGCGCCGAGCGGGAACGCCGGCGGGCCGAGCCCCGAGATCGGTCCGGAATGGCCCGATGGAATCGGGAAGTTGACGACCGGCTGCTCGGTCACGACGTCCCCGTTGGGACAGGTGGCGGTCTGCGTGTCCCACATCCCGTTGTGGTTCCAGTCGGCCAGGATCTGCAGATAGACCGGCACCAGAAGCGTGTTCACGGCGATGATGTTGAAGCCCGGTCCCCAGACTACGTGATCGCAGGAATTGCCGAGCGTGGATTGGGTCGGAGGACCACACAGCACGTAGTTTCCAGTGGTGTTGATGGTGTAGGCGGCCGGCACCGTCAGCCCGGCGTCTCCGGTCGACGGATCGCACTCGTCCTCGTCGTACATCAGGAATCCGCAGTCGTTGTGGTTCCCATCCGACTCGTAGTCCACGCCCGAGCCGAGATAGACGGTCCCTCCTTGCGCGTGGAAGACGAAGTTCGGAGTTCCGACGCAGGTTGGGAAGCTTCCGATGACGCCGTCGGGCGGATAGGCCAGCACGCCGCTCGGGGCGTCACCGAACTCGCCGAAGCAGTCCTCGATCGTCGGGTCGCAGATGGGATTGCCAACCGGGCGGACGGCCGGTGCGGTCGCCAGCACGAGCGCGCCGGCCAATGCGAGGAGCGGCGTCGACACCATTCCCTCCCAGGCAGCCATTCCGGGGCGTCATGACTCGACTGCCACGAATTATCCCGCCGAAGCCGCGACGATCCAAGGGGAATCGAGAGCGCCTTGCGGGGGGCGGAGGGCCATCGCGGGGCGGCCCGATCCCGCCCCCGTCTTCGCTTCGGATCCTGGAGTTTCTCCGGGCGTCTTCCATTGCGCCGCGCGACATCGCGCGCGACAGCGCTCGTCCGCTATTCGAACTCGGCGACGATCGGTGCATGATCCGAGGCCTTGCCTGGCCCGTCGAGCCCGTGCACGGTGTGGCCGCGGCCGCCCTTCCAGCCGCGCGCCGCGAACCAGTCGAGTCGCAGCGCGCCGCGCCGCTCCGCCCAGTCGAGCAGCGGGCGAATCAAGGGCCCAAGCGCCTGCGTCACGATGCGCGCCTCGTCGATGCGATCGAAGCGCACTTGCAGCGTCGGCTCGAAATCCACGAACGTCTCCCACGTGAATCCCGCCTCGCGCAGGCGGTCGAACAGCGGCTCGTGGAACGGACCGCGATCGGGATGCCGCAGGCGATGCCGCAGCATCGGCCCGGGCCAGAACAGCAGCGCGCCGGCGCCGGTCAGCGGCGAGTGCCACAGGCCGCGATCGAAGGTGTGCGTGTTCCAGTCGCCGGCGAAGATGATCGGGCGCCGCTCGTCACGCAGCGCGTCGAGCGCCGCGCGCATCTGATGTTCTCGCTCGAGCCGCGTGCGATGCACCTCGAGATGCGCCGAGACCGCGACGAACGGAGCACCCGGCCGCTCGATCTCGGCGATCAGTGCGACGTGGCGCCCGACCATGCGCTCGAGCTCGAACTGCATCCGCTCGGGGCTCGGGAAATCGACC
This window of the Candidatus Sulfotelmatobacter sp. genome carries:
- a CDS encoding PRC-barrel domain-containing protein translates to MEFQQDAKVHSSDGRELGTISRVVVDPATKRVTHVVMRSGLLGAELVFDTDLVAESSRELVRLRRTADELKALPAFEVERYVPADTEGPNVSGTLPAMYWYPVTPLTDGFGAALVPPHEFPVVERNIPKHTVPMREGARVIASDGRHVGHVHEVIVDRASKRITHFVITKGLVLKEHKLVPTSWIKEITEDEVRLAVGTGVLHALREYQPT
- a CDS encoding GEVED domain-containing protein, producing the protein MSTPLLALAGALVLATAPAVRPVGNPICDPTIEDCFGEFGDAPSGVLAYPPDGVIGSFPTCVGTPNFVFHAQGGTVYLGSGVDYESDGNHNDCGFLMYDEDECDPSTGDAGLTVPAAYTINTTGNYVLCGPPTQSTLGNSCDHVVWGPGFNIIAVNTLLVPVYLQILADWNHNGMWDTQTATCPNGDVVTEQPVVNFPIPSGHSGPISGLGPPAFPLGASGYVWIRVTISSQTVPAQWSGGGQFVDGETEDYLLRVDPASTDVGSAAIGSAFELEHVEPNPSSDRTGVVFSMREGGWVRIRVVDLAGRAVATMLDANLGPGLHTVTWNGLASDGRRVGPGVYFVRAEHRGTVRSQKLIREY
- a CDS encoding endonuclease/exonuclease/phosphatase family protein, whose protein sequence is MSRDPALLDECRALQKAIAHYPTLAELRASREWPDLERRFRALFERLFRYVPDTPPSSRPTGSPVRAVQWNIEHGNWYEPLERALTQQPDLRDTDLLFFNEIDLGMARAANRDVTGDLAKTLNRYAVWAPLFLETTSGRDDDPIAAAGRENQESLFGLAILSRWPIGKVRVVDFPSPERMQFELERMVGRHVALIAEIERPGAPFVAVSAHLEVHRTRLEREHQMRAALDALRDERRPIIFAGDWNTHTFDRGLWHSPLTGAGALLFWPGPMLRHRLRHPDRGPFHEPLFDRLREAGFTWETFVDFEPTLQVRFDRIDEARIVTQALGPLIRPLLDWAERRGALRLDWFAARGWKGGRGHTVHGLDGPGKASDHAPIVAEFE